One genomic window of Burkholderia humptydooensis includes the following:
- a CDS encoding alpha/beta hydrolase has protein sequence MSWQNVCFSWLLRRTAKSLTRKPTLTAQEMRARSAKWSRGEVKPPRGWRVRKLEADPVRGEWIEPETAPRPGAIGRVILYLHGGGYCFCSPLTHRTVAAALAREADARAFSLDYRLAPEHPFPAAVNDTLAAYRGLLAEGVMPGRIVVAGDSSGGGLALALLMSLREAGDPLPAGAVLFSPWTDLAATGASLEENDESDVMLTAVAVANFSHYYLGDTVADHPVASPLYGDYTDLPPLFIQASDSEVLLDDAVRVAEKARVAGVAVNFKVWRRLPHAWPTLTPYLPEAKRAIEEAADFIRKVTP, from the coding sequence GTGAGCTGGCAAAACGTGTGTTTCTCGTGGCTGTTGCGCAGGACAGCCAAATCCCTGACCCGCAAGCCGACCTTGACAGCCCAGGAAATGCGTGCGCGCAGCGCGAAGTGGTCGCGCGGCGAAGTGAAGCCGCCGCGCGGCTGGCGCGTGCGCAAGCTCGAAGCGGATCCGGTGCGCGGCGAGTGGATCGAACCGGAAACCGCCCCGCGGCCCGGCGCGATCGGGCGGGTCATCCTGTATCTGCACGGCGGCGGGTATTGCTTTTGTTCCCCCCTCACGCACCGGACCGTGGCGGCCGCGCTGGCACGGGAAGCGGACGCGCGCGCGTTCTCGCTCGATTACCGGCTCGCTCCCGAACATCCGTTCCCCGCCGCCGTCAACGATACGCTGGCGGCGTATCGCGGGCTGCTGGCCGAAGGCGTGATGCCCGGCCGGATCGTGGTCGCGGGTGATTCGTCGGGGGGCGGGCTGGCGCTTGCGCTGCTGATGTCGCTGCGCGAAGCGGGGGATCCGTTGCCGGCCGGCGCGGTGCTGTTTTCGCCGTGGACGGATCTGGCGGCGACGGGCGCGTCACTCGAGGAGAACGACGAATCCGACGTGATGTTGACGGCCGTCGCGGTCGCGAATTTCTCCCACTACTATCTCGGCGACACGGTCGCCGACCATCCGGTTGCTTCGCCGCTCTACGGGGACTATACGGATTTGCCGCCGTTGTTTATCCAGGCGAGCGACAGCGAAGTGCTGCTCGACGACGCCGTGCGTGTGGCGGAAAAGGCCCGTGTTGCCGGCGTCGCGGTGAATTTCAAAGTGTGGCGTCGGCTGCCGCATGCGTGGCCCACGCTCACCCCTTATTTGCCTGAGGCGAAGCGGGCCATCGAGGAAGCGGCCGATTTCATTCGCAAGGTGACGCCATGA
- a CDS encoding thioesterase II family protein: protein MTSGRTRACARSWVDAAPSRGDVAQRLFCLPYAGGSATVFRGWPERFPATVDVRPLHPPGRGRRFHDALLYRLDEMADEVTEAITPLLDLPYALFGHSMGASMAFEVAQRLKARRLPQPACLVVSARGAPHLTGNAPPIHDLPDDRFLDEVMRMNGTPPDVMAEPDIVKMILPILRADFEAIETYRPKSRPPLDCRLVALGGRDEPGSVDAVNSWQAYATGGFRGELVPGGHFFLRDRGTRLFDILNDELGRSNLTLPRIHVQQEV, encoded by the coding sequence ATGACATCCGGACGGACCCGGGCTTGTGCCCGTTCCTGGGTCGATGCGGCGCCGTCGAGAGGAGACGTCGCCCAGCGATTGTTTTGCCTCCCGTATGCGGGAGGAAGTGCGACCGTGTTTCGCGGCTGGCCGGAACGGTTCCCCGCAACCGTCGATGTGCGGCCCCTGCATCCGCCCGGTCGAGGCCGGCGATTTCACGATGCCTTGCTATATCGATTGGACGAAATGGCCGACGAAGTGACGGAAGCCATCACGCCGCTGCTGGATTTGCCCTATGCCTTGTTCGGTCACAGCATGGGAGCGAGTATGGCGTTCGAAGTCGCTCAGCGCCTGAAGGCCCGGAGGCTGCCGCAGCCGGCGTGTCTCGTCGTGTCCGCGCGCGGCGCGCCACACCTGACCGGCAACGCGCCGCCGATCCACGATCTGCCGGATGACCGATTTCTCGATGAGGTGATGCGGATGAACGGGACGCCACCTGACGTGATGGCAGAGCCCGACATCGTCAAGATGATCCTGCCGATCCTGCGCGCCGATTTCGAGGCGATCGAGACGTACCGGCCGAAGTCGCGTCCGCCCCTGGATTGTCGGCTCGTCGCGCTGGGTGGGCGGGATGAACCGGGTAGCGTCGACGCGGTGAATTCGTGGCAGGCCTACGCTACGGGCGGCTTCCGTGGGGAGCTTGTTCCCGGAGGCCATTTCTTTCTGCGAGATCGAGGCACGAGGCTGTTCGATATTCTGAATGACGAACTGGGCAGGTCAAATCTGACCCTGCCTCGAATCCACGTACAACAAGAAGTCTGA
- a CDS encoding IS110 family transposase gives MQVLYPRCAGLDVHKDTIVACVRCVSAPQCHEVRSFAATTSGLLALADWLGLHGCTHVAMEATGIYWKPVWHILEGRFELVLANARHIRNVPGRKTDVNDATWIADLLAHGLIRSSFVPPAATQELRDLTRTRKQLVREIAQHSLRIQKVLEDANLKLGSVLSNVLGCSGRAMLDAIVAGEDDPERLAALAQGNARKKMPELREALRGRITAHHRTLLKLHLGVIEALQHTLAELDVTLGKALAPIRQCVRLLSTIPGVSDVTAQVILAEVGADMTRFPDAAHLISWAGLCPRNDESAGKRRSTRVRKSATWLKTALVTAAWAAVRVKSTYLHAQFLRIKARRGPKKAILAVAASILTAVWHMLSNGVIYADLGADYFCRLDAGKTIQRLLKRLADLGYQPQPTPDS, from the coding sequence ATGCAGGTTCTCTATCCTCGCTGCGCTGGACTCGACGTGCACAAGGACACCATCGTGGCCTGCGTGCGCTGCGTGTCCGCGCCGCAGTGTCACGAGGTGCGCAGCTTCGCTGCCACCACGAGCGGACTGCTAGCGCTGGCCGACTGGCTTGGCCTGCACGGCTGCACGCACGTCGCCATGGAAGCGACTGGCATTTATTGGAAACCGGTCTGGCACATCCTCGAAGGCCGGTTCGAGCTGGTCCTGGCCAATGCCAGGCACATCCGCAACGTCCCCGGACGCAAGACGGACGTGAATGACGCGACGTGGATCGCCGACCTGCTCGCACACGGCCTGATCCGCTCCAGCTTCGTGCCGCCTGCTGCGACACAGGAGTTACGCGACCTCACCCGCACGCGCAAACAGCTCGTGCGCGAGATCGCCCAGCACAGCCTGCGCATCCAGAAGGTGCTTGAGGATGCGAACCTGAAACTGGGCAGCGTGCTATCAAACGTGCTCGGTTGCAGTGGCCGCGCCATGCTCGACGCCATCGTCGCTGGCGAGGACGATCCTGAACGACTCGCTGCGCTCGCCCAGGGCAACGCACGCAAGAAAATGCCCGAACTGCGTGAGGCACTGCGTGGGCGCATTACCGCTCATCACCGGACGCTACTCAAGCTTCACCTGGGCGTCATCGAGGCCCTGCAACACACCCTCGCCGAACTGGACGTCACCCTGGGAAAAGCGCTGGCACCGATCCGGCAATGCGTCCGCCTGCTGAGCACTATCCCCGGCGTGAGTGACGTGACCGCCCAGGTCATCCTGGCCGAGGTCGGCGCCGACATGACCCGCTTCCCCGATGCCGCCCACCTGATCTCCTGGGCAGGCCTCTGTCCGCGGAACGATGAGAGCGCCGGCAAACGCCGAAGCACCCGCGTGCGCAAAAGCGCCACGTGGCTGAAAACCGCGCTCGTCACCGCCGCCTGGGCCGCCGTACGGGTGAAAAGCACCTACCTGCACGCCCAGTTCCTGCGTATCAAGGCAAGACGCGGTCCCAAGAAAGCCATCCTCGCCGTCGCCGCGTCCATCCTCACAGCGGTCTGGCACATGCTGTCCAACGGAGTCATCTATGCAGACCTCGGTGCAGACTACTTCTGTCGGCTTGACGCCGGAAAAACCATCCAGCGCCTGCTCAAGCGGCTTGCCGATCTGGGCTATCAGCCCCAGCCGACGCCTGACTCATGA
- a CDS encoding porin, whose amino-acid sequence MKRRLILSAVALGAAGAANHACAQSSVTLYGVIDDAIQYTHNVAGKSTKLGLTSGVMSGSRWGLLGSEDLGGGLKAVFRLENGFNVNTGVLNQGGREFGRQAYVGVASARWGTVTLGRQYDALRDLVQPVQGDNYLEYFTSPGDVDDADNSLRFNNTVKWTSPVWSGLQAVATYSFGGVAGSVGSGQSYSGALAYNAGPFGAAAGYMHIDNGSASLSTRGTSSADRIFATSVNKAYASARSINILRAGAKYAVGPVTLGGYYSFSEYVADASSAFKDSERYNNGSVYAQWQVSAPLVAEVGYNYLKSSGHSSATYHQVTAAVDYALSKRTDLYASVGYGHASGSNGTGDAQAVIGPSDIDSGKRTQELALVGIRHRF is encoded by the coding sequence ATGAAAAGAAGACTGATTCTGTCCGCCGTCGCGCTTGGCGCGGCCGGCGCGGCCAACCACGCGTGCGCGCAAAGCTCGGTCACGCTGTACGGCGTGATCGACGACGCGATCCAGTACACGCACAACGTCGCGGGCAAGAGCACGAAGCTCGGCCTGACCTCGGGCGTGATGTCCGGCAGCCGCTGGGGCCTGCTCGGCTCGGAAGACCTCGGCGGCGGCCTCAAGGCCGTGTTCCGCCTCGAGAACGGCTTCAACGTGAACACCGGCGTGCTGAACCAGGGCGGCCGCGAGTTCGGCCGGCAGGCGTACGTCGGCGTCGCGTCGGCGCGCTGGGGCACGGTCACGCTCGGCCGCCAGTACGACGCGCTGCGCGATCTCGTGCAGCCGGTGCAGGGCGACAACTATCTGGAGTACTTCACGTCGCCGGGCGACGTCGACGACGCGGACAACAGCCTGCGCTTCAACAACACCGTGAAGTGGACGAGCCCCGTCTGGTCGGGCCTGCAGGCCGTCGCGACCTATTCGTTCGGCGGCGTCGCGGGATCGGTGGGCTCGGGCCAGTCGTACAGCGGCGCGCTCGCGTACAACGCGGGGCCGTTCGGCGCCGCGGCCGGCTACATGCACATCGACAACGGCAGCGCGTCGCTGTCAACGCGCGGCACGTCGAGCGCGGACCGCATCTTCGCGACGTCGGTGAACAAGGCCTACGCGTCCGCGCGTTCGATCAACATCCTGCGCGCCGGCGCGAAATACGCGGTCGGCCCGGTGACGCTCGGCGGCTATTACAGCTTCTCCGAATACGTGGCTGACGCCAGCTCGGCATTCAAGGACAGCGAGCGCTACAACAACGGGTCGGTGTACGCGCAGTGGCAAGTGTCGGCGCCGCTCGTCGCCGAGGTCGGCTACAACTACCTGAAATCGAGCGGCCATTCGTCGGCGACCTATCACCAGGTGACGGCGGCCGTCGACTATGCGCTCAGCAAGCGCACCGATCTGTACGCATCGGTCGGCTACGGCCACGCATCGGGCTCGAACGGCACGGGCGACGCGCAGGCCGTCATCGGGCCGTCGGACATCGATTCGGGCAAGCGCACGCAGGAGCTCGCGCTGGTCGGCATCCGGCATCGCTTCTGA